Proteins from a genomic interval of Kitasatospora herbaricolor:
- a CDS encoding DeoR/GlpR family DNA-binding transcription regulator, producing the protein MADQGLLAQQRRSLILEQVRRDGAVKVAELVDQFGVSDMTVRRDLDVLARGGGVEKVHGGAIAVGASTDEPGFEAKSTRESAAKAAVASAAADLVEPGSVVAVSAGTTAFAVASRLLGIPRLTVVTNSLPVGDLLRTAARELGDAAPALLLTGGSPTRSAALVGPLADQAIRSLHVDLLILGTHGVSEQSGLTTPNMGEAETNRALVAAARRVMVVADHTKWGVTALSSFAGLAEVGTFVTDDGLPEEARSVLAESVGALVVAPLSGAGR; encoded by the coding sequence GTGGCCGATCAGGGACTGCTGGCGCAGCAGCGCAGGTCGCTCATCCTGGAGCAGGTGCGCAGGGACGGCGCCGTCAAGGTCGCCGAGCTGGTGGACCAGTTCGGCGTGTCCGACATGACCGTCCGTAGGGATCTCGACGTGCTGGCCCGCGGTGGCGGGGTGGAGAAGGTGCACGGAGGGGCGATCGCCGTCGGGGCGAGCACGGACGAGCCGGGATTCGAGGCCAAGTCCACCCGTGAGTCGGCGGCCAAGGCCGCCGTCGCGTCGGCCGCCGCCGACCTGGTCGAGCCCGGCAGCGTGGTCGCCGTCTCGGCGGGGACGACCGCCTTCGCGGTGGCCTCCCGCCTGCTCGGGATCCCCCGGCTGACCGTGGTGACCAACTCCCTCCCCGTCGGGGACCTGCTGCGGACGGCGGCCCGTGAGCTGGGCGACGCCGCCCCCGCGCTGCTGCTGACCGGCGGCAGCCCGACCCGCTCGGCCGCGCTGGTCGGGCCGCTGGCCGACCAGGCGATCCGGTCCCTGCACGTGGACCTGCTGATCCTGGGCACCCACGGGGTGTCCGAGCAGTCGGGGCTCACCACGCCGAACATGGGCGAGGCCGAGACCAATCGCGCGCTGGTGGCGGCAGCGCGTCGGGTGATGGTGGTCGCGGACCACACCAAGTGGGGTGTGACGGCGCTGAGCAGCTTCGCCGGACTCGCGGAGGTCGGCACCTTCGTCACCGACGACGGCCTGCCGGAGGAGGCCCGGTCGGTGCTCGCCGAGTCGGTGGGCGCGCTCGTGGTGGCGCCCCTGTCCGGCGCCGGGCGCTGA